In Xiphophorus hellerii strain 12219 chromosome 4, Xiphophorus_hellerii-4.1, whole genome shotgun sequence, a single genomic region encodes these proteins:
- the LOC116718827 gene encoding TIMELESS-interacting protein-like, whose protein sequence is MNDQQDDGMSDLSNLEDEAFPPLPPPLSPGAAQSQGDPFGEAEEGEVSKLADVPAAKRKGVKRPQPKLDSHRLTSDRGLPALRTLFANAVFNGKGHEAEDLRLLMQKMENWAHRLFPKLQFEDFIDRVEKLGSKKEVQTCLKRIRLDMPLTDEDFMDKLGAEEPPAGFQDPDLVISQDLLYRSSGSGPLHPGPGSGSSLPDRGAAPADGAEPAASVGEATSPAAADRAPG, encoded by the exons ATGAATGACCAACAGGACGACGGGATGAGCGACTTGTCCAACTTGGAGGATGAAGctttccctcctcttcctccccctctgTCCCCTGGAGCAGCTCAGTCGCAGGGCGACCCGTTTGGAGAAG CTGAGGAAGGCGAGGTGTCCAAGCTGGCCGACGTTCCGGCTGCCAAGAGGAAAGGAGTGAAGAGGCCGCAGCCGAAGCTGGACTCCCACAG GCTCACTTCAGACAGAGGATTGCCGGCTCTGCGGACCTTGTTCGCCAACGCTGTCTTTAACGGCAAAGGTCACGAG GCGGAGGACCTGCGGCTGCTCATGCAGAAGATGGAGAACTGGGCCCACCGGCTCTTCCCCAAACTGCAGTTTGAAGATTTCATCGACAGGGTGGAGAAGCTCGGCAGCAAGAAGGAGGTTCAG ACCTGCCTCAAACGGATCCGACTGGACATGCCCCTCACGGACGAAGACTTCATGGACAAACTAG GTGCGGAGGAGCCGCCGGCTGGATTCCAGGATCCCGATCTGGTCATCAGCCAGGACCTCCTTTACCGATCCTCCGGGTCTGGTCCACTCCACCCCGGCCCCGGTTCCGGCTCCTCCCTCCCTGACCGAGGAGCAGCGCCGGCGGATGGAGCAGAACCGGCAGCGAGCGTTGGAGAGGCGACTAGCCCGGCAGCAGCAGACAG AGCCCCAGGCTGA